The DNA window GTCCTTGAGGAGCCGCGAGTAGATGTCGTACGCGCGCTCTCCCCGGTTCGTCTGCTCGATCACCATCGGGACCAGCATCGTCGATCCTCCTAATCCCTCTCCGCTCAGGAGGCCGGAACGGCTTCCGTCAGGACGAGCTCGAGGGCCTTGTCGATCCGGAGCTCCTCCCGGATCCCCTCGAGGCGTTCGTTCTTCACGAGCTGCGACTTGAGCTCGCCGAACGTGGCCCCCATGGAGCGGGCCCGGCGCTTGAGATCGGCGTCCAGCTCCGTGTCGCTCACGTCGATCTTCTCGGCCTCGGCGATCGCGTCGAGGAGGAGGTATTCCTTCACCCGCCGGACGGCTGCCGGACGGGCCTCCTCGCGGAGCTTGTTCCAGTCCATCTTCGCTTCCTTCAGGTCCATTCCCTGCGAGGCGAGGAAGCGGGCGTACTGCTGGAGCGAGGAATCGACCTCGGCGGTCACCATCGTGTCGGGCGCGTCGACCGGGTTCAGGGCCAGGAGCGCGTCGAGGACGGCCCGGCGCCGCTTCTCCTTCAGCGCCTGCTCCTTCTCCCTCAGGAGGCTCTTGACCAGCTCGGCCTTGAGCATCTCCATCCCGGCGCCCTCGGGGGCCTCACCCTCGCGCGGGGTCAGGACCTGGCGGGCCAGCTCGTCGTCCCACTCCGGCAGGACCCGCTTCTTGATGGCGTGGAGCTGCACGTGGTAGAGGACCGACTTGCCGGCGAACTCGGGGTCGACCCCCTCTTCGGGGAAGTCCTTCTGGAAGCTGACGGTGACGCCGGCCTCGGCGTTCCTGAGGTGGGCGGACATCTCGGGAAGCGTCTCCTCCCCGCCGATCTCGACGAGGACCTTCGGCCGCTCGAAGTCCTTCCCGTTCCCGGCGGGGAAGACGCCGCGGATGTCGACGAGGCCGAAGTCGCCGTCCATCGCCGGGCGGTCCTCGACCGCCTCGAACGC is part of the Holophagales bacterium genome and encodes:
- the tig gene encoding trigger factor, which translates into the protein MNITSYVEESPTKKSMSLEISLEEVRAATEKAARSMARQVRLPGFRPGKVPAEIVKKRFADELRSEVLESLVRDTLHEAFREKGILPVGEPKLDDLKYEAESPITFKVVVEHRPAVEPKDYRGLKVPTESTIPSDEEVAAALERIREGRAAFEAVEDRPAMDGDFGLVDIRGVFPAGNGKDFERPKVLVEIGGEETLPEMSAHLRNAEAGVTVSFQKDFPEEGVDPEFAGKSVLYHVQLHAIKKRVLPEWDDELARQVLTPREGEAPEGAGMEMLKAELVKSLLREKEQALKEKRRRAVLDALLALNPVDAPDTMVTAEVDSSLQQYARFLASQGMDLKEAKMDWNKLREEARPAAVRRVKEYLLLDAIAEAEKIDVSDTELDADLKRRARSMGATFGELKSQLVKNERLEGIREELRIDKALELVLTEAVPAS